The following is a genomic window from Canis lupus baileyi chromosome 30, mCanLup2.hap1, whole genome shotgun sequence.
TACTTAATCCCTTCTTGTGctttttaaggtatttatacTTTTTAGATTTGAGATGGCAGACAGGgccacctgagtggtgcagtcaattaagcatccaactcttggttttggctcaggtctgatctcagttTTGTGAtctcaagccctgtgtggggctccatgtctagcatgaagtctgcttgaatttctctcttcctctccctctgcccctccccacctctctaaaataaataaatctttaaaaaaaaaaatggcagacaGACCAAACAgactttgcccctccccctccctaaAATCCATTCAATTATAGTAAAGGGTAGAAGCCAACAATGACAGAATTGTAGGAACAGTATTGTTTGAGGATGGATTAGCTAAGTTTTGGGATGATAGGAAGGagataggaagaaaacagaaagaggaagcTACAGCAGAGACCATGAAAGGAAGCTATAAGCAAAGAGCAAGCTGATCTTCCCCTTCAAATCCTCAGAGAGAATCAGGACTTGCAACACATAGAAAAGTATAAGGGTGGGGGCTGAAACAGAGATAGGGTGGTTAAATGAAAATCTAGTTGAAGAATAGAGGTGTACTAGGGCAACAGGTATGGTCACTTAAACTTTAGAGCAAATGACCTTCACACTCTGGCATTTCGGGAGGAACCCCCCCAACCTAAAGGCCAGACAGCCCCTCTCTTACCTTAAATGGGTCCTTTATGAACTTTcaccttgggcagcctgggtggctcagcggtttagcactgccttcagcccagggcctgatcctgaagacctgggatcaagtcccatgtcaggctccctgcatggagcctgcttctccctctgcctgtgtctctgcatctctctctttctttctcggtgtctctcatgaataaataaaatcttaaaaaaaaaaaatttccccttaTACACAGAGCTCCAGTGAAGCTTCTTAGTGTGTTATTATTAAATGTGAAAGGATGATTGACAGTCATAGCGATAATTGTTATAGCACATGATAAAGTATAAATGAGCACATATAGCAATAACAGTTTCCAAATTGCAGTCTTCACCTAAGGGTTCCAAAGTTCTGGAGAAATTACTGATTCCCTCGCTGGAGCAGAGGAGTTAAAGATGAGCCTGGAATATTCTGTTGAGCCAGAAAGTAAAGAATTGATCGCATAGTGATGGGGCCATTTCTAAAGAACTAAGGAGCCTGTGTGAAGGTTTTCCCACTGTCCAAATCTGGGGCAATCTGAgcatcaaaattaagaataacATTAACAGATTATAACATACCGAGTAAAATAAGAATCCACAAGCTTATGTTGATATAAATATtgatacaaataaataagcacacaaaaaacTTAGTTGGGAAAActaagttctttctttctctcaaagtTCTTTCTTATGGTAGAATGTCAAATGATAAATagtagaaatatttataaaatcagaaagttACAAATGGATCCTAAATTTAGTGGGTAAAAGCTTGATAAGCAATAGGATGCTTATATAGTGTCAGAGTATCAACACACGAATTACTAATGACAAAGGAAGTGAAGAAGCATGAAGGACACTACTTTTACCAGGTGATCACAAGTCATACCAATCAAATTTGCATAAACCATTGTCATGTGACTCCTAAAAGGGTGCATAAAGGAGAACACAGCATCACTTCTATGGCATTTCTACCAATGATGTTTAACATGAACCTAAAGATGAGGAAAGTCAGACAAACCCAAATCgagggacattctataaaataatcaACCTGCAGCCTGAAAATTGGTTGAGGtcaagaaagacagagaaaggctgAGGAACTGATCCAGATTAAAGAACAAAGGAGACACACAGGATACTGGCTCAAATCCTGCagggacaaagggaaaaataactaTTACGGACAAATTGGAACCATCAACTAAGTTTGAGTACATACTGTGGAGTAGAGAACAGTATTAATATTAAATCCTCTAATATTCATaattcttctgcctttgttctaAGGATAAATGGGCATGATACCTGAAACTTATTCTGAAATGAATTTGCCACtctgtaaatattatatatattacaaaaaatatatatatatatgtacccaGATGCAGtactgtatgtatattatatacagtGGTAAAGTAAATGAGGCAAGgtgtaaacatttttatttatttatttatttatttattttcaaaatttttttaataataaatttattttttattggtgttcagtttgccaacatacagaataacacccagtgctcatcccgtgagggccccctcagtgcctgtcacccattcactggcacccctgccctcctccccttccaccacccctagttcatttcacagagttaggagtcttcatgttctgtctccctttctgacatttcctacccatttcttctcccttcccttctattccctttcactattatttatattccccaaatgaatgagaccatataatgtttgtccttctccgattgacttatttcactcagcataataccctccaattccatccacgttgaagcaaatggtgggtatttgtcatttctaatggctgaggaatattccattgtatacataaaccacatcttctttattcattcatctttcaatggacaccgaggctccttccacagtttggctattgtggacattgctgctagaaacatcggggtgcaagtatcccagcatttcattgcatctgtatctttggggtaaataccccgCAGTGCAATTGCTcagtcatagggcaggtctatttttaactctttgaggaacctccacacagttttccagagtggctgcaccagttcatattcccaacagtgtaagagggctcccttttctccacatcctctccaacatttgtggtttcctgccttgttaattctccccattctcactggtgtgaggtggtatctcattgtggttccacatgcagaagaacgaaactagaccactctctttcaccatacacaaagataaactcaaaatgcatgaagatctaaatgtgagacaagattccatcaaaatcctagaggagaacacaggcaacaccctttttgaactcggccacagtaacttcttgcaagatacatccacgaaggcaaaagaaacaaaagcaaaaatgatctattgggacttcatcaagataagaaccttttgcacagcaaagggtacagtcaacaaaactaaaagacaacctatagaatggaagaagatatttgcaaatgacgtatcagataaagggctagtttccaagttctatgaagaacttattaaactcaatagcaaagaaacaaacaatccaatcatgaaatgggcaaaagacatgaacagaaatctcacagaggaagacatagacatggccaacatgcacatgagaaaatgctctgcatcacttgccatcagggaaaggCGAAACATTTAATAAATCTGGGCATTCACAACTTCTTTGTACTATCATGGCAACTTTTCTGTGCatctgaaattattaaaaaaaaatataattggcaaaacacaaaaacaattaTGGCTTTAGGTAAATGTTAGGCACTATGATAGAATCTAGAATCTTATGGTTGTTAGAGATCCCCAATCATCCATTTAGTACTTGATGCCCAAATCTCCCCACGAGTAGGTCAATCTACCTATGTGTTGGAGTTTTGCCAGTGAAGGCCCATTTCATCTCCAGATAATCCTATTCTTTCCCCTTTTGCACACCACTATCTGTTTTGATATGTAATTCTTAACTCACCTCTCTCATGGCCATGTCTATGTACTCGAACTTCCCTTCTATACAAGCTTACCACACTGTTTATGCTATGGTTATAGGGACAATATAGGATGGGCAAATAGTAAGTCCAGAGGATATTATtggagtgattaaaaaaaattggagtatGTATTGTATATTAGATAATATTAtatcaatattaaattttttaattttaataattatacttTCCTTGCTCTTAGGCTAAGTGCCATATATGGTTCTTATCATTGGCTATATTTTAAGTCCTTGGAAGGAAATGAGTAAAGAATATCTATTTATCTTTGAGTAATCATTTATAGCACATGAGTTGGTATAAAATAGGAGACTATGAAGTGCCCTTTATATAGCGAATAAAGTATATTTAAGTCTTCAGGGCAaggattatgttttatttatctctatGTCCCCCAAATCTTAAGACAATTTTTGCATTGTGTCTACTTGGTGAGTGTCTATTAGAGTAAGCATCTCTTGAAAACACTCAGCTTCTCAGGCCAATCTCTATCTTAGGTGTgttttttatagtccccaaattcTTAACACAGTGGCCAGAGCCCAGTAGTATTTCATGCATATGTGAATGAACTCTATTAGACTACACTATATTTTGTACCCATAAAGCAGAGATTTAACAAGTCAATGAACAATTATTGAGTACCTTCTCTGAAAGAGGCAGGGGTGCAATAAATACTTGATATGTGAATGAATAAGCTTTCATTCAAACGAAGTGTTTTGCTTCAATAAAGCAGAGATTTTTCGGGAGGCAAGACAAGAAGCATTTTCTGAATACAGACCACATATCATTTCAAGTGCTTTTGATGGCAACTATCATTCTAAAGAATAAATGCTTCATTTTATATACAGCTATATGTATAATCAGAAGTGAAgaggatgggaaaaataaaactcatctatcaaaaagggaaaaaaaaatattatgtgatTTTAGCTGCTGGCTTCCTTTTATTGACCAAATCTTAGAAATCCCTAAAAACAAAGATTCATAACTAAGTCCATTTAGTTGAAATTCTTCCAATAGGCTGTGGGGTTCAAATCTCTCCAAAGCTGAGTTCTATAAAtagcagagaaaaggagaaagaatcaaAACAGGGTTGTATcactaaagaaagaaggaaagaaattttttGAGCATTCAACAGCTAAGAAATGTTCCTATTTGTAATCAGCATAGAGAAACACTGACAGTGGCAGTGTATCTTGGATTTAATTGAGGACATTTTTAAGGCCTTCACAAAAATTGAAATCTCAACATAAAGGGACAAAATGATAAGGCATTACCCTATCCTGGTCTATAGTCTGAAATCAAAATAAGATTGGCTTAAAGTCAGCCATTATAGGTTGAAACTGACTGACAAATTCAAAAGCATAAAAGCAGAGtaaaataaataaccagaaacaaaaatatttgtgcTGAACGAAATAGATTTATTAAGAGACTGAGAGCAAAACCCCTTTCTACCCACACCCAATTGAAATACATTGAAATTGATGTAGAATTTAATAATACAGGGCCCGAGCAACTAGAAGAAGCAAACTACTTGCTTCACAGCTAAAATTCAGGTATGTCAGAGAAATACATCTTGCCCTCTTTGGCTGTAGGTGTTATTAGTTCAGCATTTGATGCGTGGGTGGCTTGTTCAGCATCATCAAAGACCAGGAGCTTGGTAAGAAGACAGCAAGAAGACGGAAGATGTATTTCCCAAGCACATCTGGAGGCGGGAAGACAGTCGCTGCTCTTCAGGTTGTCTCACACACAGAAGAATCCATGGAGAGTTCTGCAGTTGCCTGGAGCCATAGGTCTCTCAGTAAGTGCTGTAGCCGAAGCCAGAGTTAGAGCCCCATGGCCTGCAAAAGCTGCCACCATAGCAACAGCCCCTGTTGTACATGTTGCTACCACCAAAGCTGTAGCCCAGGGAGCTGTAGCCATTGCATCCATAACCATAGTTCAGGGGAGATCCCAGGGGCACGACACAGTTCAGGGGGGTAGCTCTGAAGGTCCTGTGGAAGTTGGTTCCATAGCAAGGATAGCCAGGGAAGTAGCTTCCACAGCAGAAGAAACGAGTCATGGTGGCAGGAGTTGAGGAGGATTAGGATGGATGGAGAAGGACAAGTTACCCAAGAGTGAATGCAGGTGTCCTCCTGCAGAAGGCTTTTTATACCTCCAGCTGGTGGGCATGACACAGTTGTCTAAACATCTTTCCATTAATTTGCATAAACAAGTCTCTTATTTGGTCATAAAATGCATATAAAGAAACCCACAGACTCATTGCCCACATTTTTGTTGGCTTTTCTATTTGCAAAGGAATGTGTTGTATCTTCAAAGCCAAGGGCCATCCTTGACAGGCCACTGAATTCTTTTCATCAGTGTCCCATAGTTTAACTACCATACTGATTGCATCATGTGAGACTCTTTAAATCCTCTGATTATAAACTCCTCCCAAGACATAGACTAAAACAGCTTTGGCAACAATGTGAGCAGTTCTACAGAgttttgaaattctctccctACCGCATTCAAAAACATGGGTATACCAACTGCTCAAAGGATGTGAAATTTCTTTTGGAGAGAAGAAAGTTATTTGGAACTAGAGGTGACAGTTGTAAAATGCTGTAAATGTACTAAACACCACCGCGTTGTTCACTTTAAGatacttcaattttattttatgcgGATTTtgcctcaatatttttttttcttttttagttgttagtttttaaaacattgctaCATGCATCCATCAGAACAAGTCTTTTTACAGAGGCTGCAGGGACACCAAATAATAGGATGGCTGTGTATTTAATTTACGAGCATCTTCCATGTTAATGCATTTTTCCCCCATGAAGAACATACAATCTTTGTTGTGAATTATCTTGAACATTGCCAAGCTGACTTGTGGAGTTGCCCCATGCGGGGTGCAGGGTGAGTGGAATGATGctcaattttaaaatcacattgtaCTATGCTTGCTTCTTACAAACTCCTAGCAAAATGAGCTTGGATGCTGTGATCCATTATGAAAGGTCAGTTATATTTAAGAATGCAACACTTATTTCTGTTCACATTTTGCCTTGTGTGACCATTTCTCACGACGAAGGTAAACCCAAAGAATATGAGCTCAGCAAAGCTAAATCTATTCCAATTCAAATGTTTAGGAAATAATCTTGTTTTATTGGTGAATAAGGGTCTGGATTCtttgaaagtagaaaaagaaaatgctgtaaATATCAAGTCCTTGtgcttattttgtgttttatggaCAATCATAAAGTCCAACAGTCAAAACTAATTATTTCAGTCAAACATCTATCTCTCTATTGCGATGTCACCACTCTCATTTCTTTGATAGAAGGACTTTTTACATGCAATGATAttgatggaactagagagtataatgcttagcaaaataagtcatcaaagacaaataccagatgatatcactcatatgtggaatttaagaaacaaaacagacagcaaagtgggaggggagagagagagagatgcaaaccaaaaaaaaaacagactcttaacgatagagaacaatctgatggctaccagagggaaCGTGGGTGGGGCATGGGAGaagcaggtgatggggattaaggagtatgaacttgttgtgatgagcactgggtgatgtatgcaAATGTTGAACCATTGTAtggtacccctgaaactaatactacactgtacatgaacaactagaatttaaattaaaacttaaaaaaaagaagaacttttTACAGGTAATGTTCCATAAGTAAATATGGTTTCTTTCATTCTACAAACTGATTACATGCTGTGAGGGTTTAGAGTTGGAGAGACTCCAAAGATAAGGTCTATTTTTCCAAATTCAGTTTTTAACAAAAGGAATGAATTAAAATGATGAAAGTCTGTGTCTATATAGCTTCCAAGATATATATAAACTCTACATCAGCTAACCCAGAAAACTCGAACTATATTGGTGAGGTGATGgccctcactttttctttctttagattttatttatttttttcatgagagacacagagaaagaggcagagacataggcagaggatgaagcagcc
Proteins encoded in this region:
- the KRTAP7-1 gene encoding keratin-associated protein 7-1: MTRFFCCGSYFPGYPCYGTNFHRTFRATPLNCVVPLGSPLNYGYGCNGYSSLGYSFGGSNMYNRGCCYGGSFCRPWGSNSGFGYSTY